Genomic segment of Candidatus Palauibacter australiensis:
ACGCCAATCCAATCGATGGGGGGTTGACACGAAGAGGGTTCACGCACATGGCCGCATCGTTAAGAGCCGAGCCGAGCCGAGCCGAGCCGAGCCGAGCCGAGCCGGAGGCGCATACTCGGGTCGGTGTTGTTCTTGGTCCCGTGGTTTCTGTCGTGCGCTGACGCCCCGACGGATCCGGGCGCGCAGCCTCCTGCCATGGTGCCCGTTCCGACAACGGTGACGGTGACGCCATCGTTGGCCTCGCTGTCGTCCTTGGGCGAGACGGCGCAGTTGGCGGCCCAGGTGCTGGACCAGAGCGGCAACGCGATGGCCGGTGTCACGGTCACATGGTCGTCGAGCGCGTCCGGCGTGGCTACGGTGAGCGGCACGGGGCTGGTCACCTCGACGGGCAACGGCGAGGCGACGATCACGGCGCTCGCGGGCGCGGCGTCGGGAACCGCGGCGGTGCGGGTTCGACAGCTTCCCGCCGTAACCGGGATCGCGCCGCGGTCCGTGACGCTTGAGGTGGCCGACACGGTGAGGCTGACGGCGACGGTGACGGACGGGAACGGTCATGCGGTGGAGGACGCCAAGGTCGAGTGGGCGAGTGGCGACGCGGCCACAGCGGTCGTCGATTCGACGGGCTTGGTCACTGCCTTGGCCGAGGGCAGCACGCCGGTTTCGGCAAAGTCGGGCACGGCGTCGGACACCGCAGCCGTGACGGTCCGGCGGACGCCGACCGGGATCGTGATCGCCCCGGACTCATTGAACTTGGTCGCGCCGGGCGACACGGCGACGCTTCTGGCGACGGTGAGCGACGCGAACGGCAACGTGATCGAAGGTGCCGAGGTGGCTTGGGCGAGCGCCGATTCCGCCGTCGCGACGGTCGCGGCGGACGGCCTCGTGACGGCCGTGTCGGAGGGGAGCACGACGGTCACCGCAACGGCGGGCGACGCGGAAGCCGAAGCGGCCATCGTCGTTGGGTTGCGGGCTGACTCGATCACGGTTTCTCCGGCGGCGCTTCTGTTCGCGGCGCTCGGGGACACGGCGCGGCTGACGGCGGCGGTAACGGACGCCCACGGGCGAGCGATCGATGATGCGGTCGTGACATGGTCGACGGCGGACCCGTCCGTCGCCACGGTCGACCAAGCCGGACTGGTTACCGCCGCCGGCGCGGGCGTCACGCGAGTGACGGCGACACACGACTCGCTCACGGCCTCTGCGGACGTGGAGGTCTCCGCAGGCCTCTCGGGGGACCGGCAGGTATTGGAGTTCCTGTACCGGGCCTGGAACGGCGACAACTGGAGCGACCGTACGAATTGGCTCAGCGACGCGCCGCTGTCGGATTGGGCCGGAGTCCGCACCGACGGGAACGGACGGGTCGACTACCTGTTTCTGAGGGACCGGAATCTGGAGGGGCGCATTCCGGCGGCCATAGGACTGCTCGACCGGCTCTTCATCCTCGACCTGAGCGGGAACTCGCTCCACGGGCCGATCCCTCCCGAGTTGGGAAGTTTGACGCGCGTGCGCGACTTGTCCTTGGGAGACAACGACCTCTCCGGCCCGCTGCCGGCCGAACTCGGCGACCTGGCGGGACTCCGCTACCTCTACCTCAGGGGCACCAACCTTTCCGGACCCATCCCCGACACCTTCGCTCGACTCGCGCTGGAACGCTTCTATTTCGGCAACACGTGGCTGTGCGTGCCCCCTTCGCTCAATGAGTGGTTCGCACGACTTGAGGACGCGGACGAGCGGGTCCCGTGCGTTCCGGCCACCGCGGACCGGGACGTGCTCGTCGCGCTGTTCGAGGCCACGGGCGGCCGCAATTGGGACCGGAACGACAACTGGCTGAGCGACCTCGGCATCAGCACATGGCACGGCGTCAAGGTCAACGACGACGGGTATGTGACGGAGATCGGTCTTCCGTTCAACAACCTCGCCGGTTCCCTGCCCGCCGCGCTGGGTGACCTCGCCCACATCGAGCGGCTCAGTCTGTACGGCAACGAACTGACCGGCGAGATTCCGCCGGAGTTGGGCAGGCTGACGAGCCTGCGCGACTTGGCTCTTTCCTCCAACGGGCTGACCGGGTCGATTCCCCGTGAACTCGGCAATTTGGTCAACGTCGACACGCTGTACCTGTCCGGAAACCAGCTTGATGGACCGATCCCGCCCGAGCTGGGCAACATGGCGGCCTTGGAGCGGCTGGCACTGTTCGAGAACCGGCTGAGCGGCCCGCTGCCGAGGGAACTCGGCAAACTGAAGAAGCTGAGGGACCTGTGGCTAACCGACAACGCGATCGAAGGACCGCTGCCGCCGGAGTTCGGCGAAATGACCTCTCTTGAAGATATCTCGCTCACGCGGAATCAGGTGTCGGGACAGCTTCCCGGCGAGCTGGGCAGGCTTCGTTTCCTGAAGAGTATCGGACTTCAGAACAACAAGGTCGAGGGTCCGATTCCAACCGAGTGGGGGAATCTTGCCGCACTCGAGGACTTGAGCCTTTCGATCAACCGCCTCACGGGTCCCATTCCGCGCGAACTGGACAATCTGTCCAATCTCGAGTTCCTCAGCTTGTTCGAGAACGAACTGAGCGGAGAGATACCACCCGAACTCGGCGATCTCAAGAAGCTTGAGACGTTGTGGCTCGGCGACAATGCGCTTACCGGCCAGATACCGCCGGAACTCGGGAATCTCTCCGAGCTGTCGGATCTTCAACTGAGCAGCAACCTCCTCAGCGGCCGAATACCCCCGGAGTTGACGGCCCTCCGTTCCCTGGTCTGGCTGGGGCTCGTAAAGAACAACCTGTCCGGGCCCCTTCCGGCCGAGATCGGCGAGTTGGAGAACCTGGAGCACCTGTGGCTGGAGGATAATCCGGACCTCCGGGGACTCCTTCCCCGCAGCATGTTGAACATCGCAGCGCTGGGGACGTTCTACATTGGCGATACCGGACTTTGCCCCCAGATCGACCCCGAATTTCAGAGTTGGCTGCGCGGGTTGGAACACGAAGTGGAGGGCTGCGAAACCGCGCACGTCGAGCGTCTGGCGCTCTCGGAGTTTTTCGCCCGAACCGGCGGCGACTCATGGACCCGGCGCGACGGCTGGAATACGGGCGCGGCCGTCGCCGAATGGCACGGCGTCACCTCGCGGGGAGGGCGGGTGCGCGGGATCGCGCTGGGGGACAACGGCCTCACGGGACCCGTCCCGCCGGAGATCGGCAACCTCACGGCGCTTGAGGCGCTGGACCTCGGCGGCAACGGGCTTGCCGGAGAGTTCCCGGTCGTGGTCGCCTCCATGGCGGATCTCGCTTCCATCAGATTCAGCGCCAACGAGGAAATGGAGGGTCCGCTCCCCTTCCGGCTCACGGATCTGACCCGGCTGAAGGCCCTGGAATACGAAGACACGGGCATGTGCGCCTCTCCGGGAAGGACGTTTCAGGACTGGCTCGGGCGCATCGACATCGTGGCCGGCGCCACCTGCGGCAACGTGGATCGAGTCGGGCTGTCGCTCCCCGTGGTCTACCTCACGCAGGCCATCCAGCGGCCCGCCGGCGATGTCCCGCTGATCGCCGGGCGCGATGCGCTGCTGCGCGTGTTCCTGACCAGCGATGCGCCGTTCGCATTCTACGAACCCGAGGTCGTGGCGATCTTCACGCATGGCGGCCGGGAAGTGCACCGGGCCGTGATGGAGCGCGAGGACGATCTGCTGGTTACCCGTGCCGACGAGGCGGAACTCCGCAACTCGTACAACGCGGTCATCCCCGGCGAGCACATCCGGTCCGGGCTGGAAATGATGGTCGAGGCGGACCCGGACGGAACCGTGCCGCTGGCCGCCGGGAGCCGGGTCCGCTTCCCCGCCTCGGGCACGGCGGCGCTGAACGTGATCGAAGTGCCGCCGCTGGAACTGACGGTGGTGCCCGTGCTGGAGGCGGCGGAGCCCGATTCGTCGATCTTCGAGTGGACCGACAACATCGACGACGACAGCCCGGAAGTCGGCCTGTTCCGGTATTCCTTCCCGTTCTCGGAGTTCACGGCGCGGAGCCGCGAACCGTACTACACGTCACTCGACCTGACCAGCGACGACGGCCAGTGGGGCCTCGTCCTCGAAATGGAGGCGCTGCGCGCGATCGAGAACGGAACGGGTTACTACTACGCCGCGGCGGCCAGCGCGAACGGGTACGTGCGCGGGAGAGCCCGGTTGGCGGCGTGGGCGAGCATCGGCAAGCCGTGGGACACGGAACTTGCCCACGAGGTG
This window contains:
- a CDS encoding Ig-like domain-containing protein, with protein sequence MTPSLASLSSLGETAQLAAQVLDQSGNAMAGVTVTWSSSASGVATVSGTGLVTSTGNGEATITALAGAASGTAAVRVRQLPAVTGIAPRSVTLEVADTVRLTATVTDGNGHAVEDAKVEWASGDAATAVVDSTGLVTALAEGSTPVSAKSGTASDTAAVTVRRTPTGIVIAPDSLNLVAPGDTATLLATVSDANGNVIEGAEVAWASADSAVATVAADGLVTAVSEGSTTVTATAGDAEAEAAIVVGLRADSITVSPAALLFAALGDTARLTAAVTDAHGRAIDDAVVTWSTADPSVATVDQAGLVTAAGAGVTRVTATHDSLTASADVEVSAGLSGDRQVLEFLYRAWNGDNWSDRTNWLSDAPLSDWAGVRTDGNGRVDYLFLRDRNLEGRIPAAIGLLDRLFILDLSGNSLHGPIPPELGSLTRVRDLSLGDNDLSGPLPAELGDLAGLRYLYLRGTNLSGPIPDTFARLALERFYFGNTWLCVPPSLNEWFARLEDADERVPCVPATADRDVLVALFEATGGRNWDRNDNWLSDLGISTWHGVKVNDDGYVTEIGLPFNNLAGSLPAALGDLAHIERLSLYGNELTGEIPPELGRLTSLRDLALSSNGLTGSIPRELGNLVNVDTLYLSGNQLDGPIPPELGNMAALERLALFENRLSGPLPRELGKLKKLRDLWLTDNAIEGPLPPEFGEMTSLEDISLTRNQVSGQLPGELGRLRFLKSIGLQNNKVEGPIPTEWGNLAALEDLSLSINRLTGPIPRELDNLSNLEFLSLFENELSGEIPPELGDLKKLETLWLGDNALTGQIPPELGNLSELSDLQLSSNLLSGRIPPELTALRSLVWLGLVKNNLSGPLPAEIGELENLEHLWLEDNPDLRGLLPRSMLNIAALGTFYIGDTGLCPQIDPEFQSWLRGLEHEVEGCETAHVERLALSEFFARTGGDSWTRRDGWNTGAAVAEWHGVTSRGGRVRGIALGDNGLTGPVPPEIGNLTALEALDLGGNGLAGEFPVVVASMADLASIRFSANEEMEGPLPFRLTDLTRLKALEYEDTGMCASPGRTFQDWLGRIDIVAGATCGNVDRVGLSLPVVYLTQAIQRPAGDVPLIAGRDALLRVFLTSDAPFAFYEPEVVAIFTHGGREVHRAVMEREDDLLVTRADEAELRNSYNAVIPGEHIRSGLEMMVEADPDGTVPLAAGSRVRFPASGTAALNVIEVPPLELTVVPVLEAAEPDSSIFEWTDNIDDDSPEVGLFRYSFPFSEFTARSREPYYTSLDLTSDDGQWGLVLEMEALRAIENGTGYYYAAAASANGYVRGRARLAAWASIGKPWDTELAHEVGHNLDLLHAPCGGALGTDPEFPYPNGGLGAWGYDFRDGSVVSAERRRDIMGYCYERGWLSDYYFEKVIEYRERVEGDRARALAAADSEESEMLVLWGGVLNGQPRIEPAFRVTSSARLPEQPGPYRIEGLGDSGEAEFSLAFEPGVDKFGDKYFLFMVPIESGWADSLDRITLTGPEGTVSVSADADRPITLVTDPATESVRAILRGSEGDLPAALGRTGAIGVSTSRGIRDAVRLER